A single genomic interval of Streptococcus suis harbors:
- a CDS encoding bifunctional DnaQ family exonuclease/ATP-dependent helicase gives MNSMKDRRTSNRYAVVDLEATGTGADAKIIQIGIVLVENGEIIDSYATDINPYEPLDDHIKNLTGITDQQLSQAPDFGQVASTIYDMIGDAIFVAHNVKFDANLLAETLFFEGYELLTPRVDTVELSQLFFPTFEKYSLGNLAVHLDLGLDQAHTAISDALATARLLIKIQEKIKSLPRSIVEKILDLADNLLFESRMVIDEMVPVLSENLLYDLESIHDLVLKKPEEIKSAYRLSEDFATNIALLGLHERKKQTAFAQVVEKRLVDEEKVHFIQAQAGLGKTYGYLLPLLAKSDQPLLVIVPTKLLQEQIMEKEGSKLKEIFRIPIVSLKSPKHFIKLDNYWKTLQRQDDNRLVNQFKMQVLVWLCETTTGDLDELKQKQRYQAYFDEIAHDGKLEPESLFWGWDFWQRLNQQALSSRLLITNHAYFLNHLKDQAPLMDKRLVVIDEAQKFLLAAENLATDSQDITALLQVLQSKKDKSDSLLDQRLYESCQFELNHLLTRFRQHGQREVSKDELGQVKQNLAELQDIDLQDLDQLLDVYDHFWLEEKYLEDKRLTYLRGSKDSLLNVTNYLPDTKIFCISATLTISKKVSLADLLGFEQVTMDLLPTQAVTNQQLLFPTNLPDILAWTKEEHAAYLATTLGEIAELGRPILVLFTSISLLLQVSDLLEGSNIPHLAQHKHGQEMTLKRKFERGESQILLGTGVFWEGVDFASQDQLVQVITRLPFDNPKDQFVQKINHHLREEGKNPFYDYSLPMMMIKLKQAIGRTNRHDKQDSLVLVLDPRVHTKRYGQQILSFFEKDYSMLSVDAKEIEGAIQDFFE, from the coding sequence ATGAACAGTATGAAAGACAGAAGAACAAGCAATCGGTATGCCGTTGTGGATTTGGAAGCAACTGGTACAGGTGCCGATGCAAAAATCATTCAAATCGGGATTGTTCTTGTTGAAAATGGAGAAATCATTGACAGCTATGCGACGGACATCAATCCCTATGAACCCCTTGATGACCATATCAAGAATCTGACAGGTATCACAGACCAACAGCTAAGTCAGGCTCCCGATTTTGGTCAGGTAGCAAGTACCATTTATGACATGATTGGAGATGCTATTTTTGTAGCGCATAATGTCAAGTTTGATGCCAATCTCTTGGCGGAAACCCTCTTTTTTGAAGGCTATGAACTGTTGACACCGCGTGTAGATACGGTGGAATTATCACAGCTATTTTTCCCGACTTTTGAAAAATATAGCTTGGGAAACCTTGCAGTGCATTTGGACTTGGGTCTGGACCAGGCACACACGGCTATTTCAGATGCTCTGGCAACGGCTCGACTTCTTATCAAAATTCAAGAGAAAATAAAGAGCTTACCCAGGTCTATTGTTGAAAAGATTCTTGATTTGGCGGACAATCTGCTCTTTGAATCCCGGATGGTTATTGATGAGATGGTGCCTGTTCTGTCAGAAAATCTATTATACGATTTAGAATCTATTCATGACTTGGTCTTGAAAAAGCCAGAAGAAATCAAGTCAGCCTACCGATTATCTGAAGATTTTGCGACCAATATTGCTCTTCTCGGCTTGCATGAACGAAAAAAACAAACTGCTTTTGCTCAAGTAGTAGAAAAACGCTTGGTTGACGAAGAAAAAGTGCATTTTATTCAAGCGCAGGCAGGCTTAGGCAAGACCTACGGTTATCTCTTGCCTTTACTTGCTAAGTCAGACCAGCCTTTATTGGTCATCGTACCGACCAAGCTCCTTCAAGAGCAGATTATGGAAAAAGAGGGGAGTAAGCTTAAAGAGATATTTCGTATTCCCATAGTCTCTCTAAAATCGCCCAAGCATTTTATCAAGTTAGACAACTACTGGAAAACCCTGCAGAGGCAGGATGATAATCGCCTGGTCAATCAATTCAAAATGCAGGTGCTTGTCTGGTTATGCGAAACCACGACAGGTGATTTGGATGAGCTTAAGCAAAAACAACGCTATCAAGCTTACTTTGATGAGATTGCCCACGATGGGAAATTGGAGCCTGAAAGTCTTTTCTGGGGCTGGGATTTTTGGCAACGATTGAACCAACAAGCTCTCTCTAGTAGACTGCTCATTACCAACCACGCTTATTTTCTCAACCATCTTAAGGATCAAGCTCCTCTCATGGATAAGCGTCTGGTGGTGATTGATGAAGCACAGAAGTTTCTCTTGGCTGCTGAAAATCTAGCGACGGATTCTCAGGATATAACAGCTCTTTTGCAAGTATTGCAGAGCAAAAAAGATAAGTCAGATAGTCTATTAGACCAACGCCTCTACGAATCCTGCCAGTTTGAACTCAACCACCTTTTGACCCGTTTTCGCCAGCATGGACAGCGAGAAGTTTCAAAAGACGAACTGGGTCAAGTCAAGCAGAATCTGGCTGAGTTACAAGATATTGACCTACAAGACCTGGACCAACTCCTTGATGTCTACGACCATTTTTGGCTGGAGGAAAAGTATCTTGAGGACAAGCGGCTTACTTATTTGCGGGGCTCCAAGGACAGCCTTTTGAATGTGACCAACTACCTGCCAGACACCAAGATTTTTTGCATCAGTGCCACCTTGACCATCAGTAAAAAGGTCAGTCTAGCGGATTTGCTGGGCTTTGAGCAGGTCACCATGGACTTGCTTCCGACCCAGGCAGTGACCAACCAGCAGCTACTTTTTCCGACCAATCTCCCTGACATCCTCGCTTGGACCAAGGAAGAGCACGCAGCTTATTTGGCTACTACTTTAGGAGAAATAGCAGAGCTGGGACGACCGATTTTGGTCTTGTTCACATCGATTTCTCTGCTCTTGCAGGTGTCGGATTTGTTAGAAGGCAGTAATATTCCCCACCTAGCCCAACACAAGCATGGACAGGAAATGACTCTCAAACGCAAATTTGAACGCGGGGAAAGCCAGATTTTACTGGGAACAGGGGTATTCTGGGAGGGCGTTGACTTTGCCAGTCAGGACCAATTGGTTCAGGTTATTACAAGGCTCCCATTCGATAATCCAAAGGACCAGTTTGTGCAAAAAATCAATCACCATCTGCGTGAAGAAGGGAAAAATCCATTTTATGATTACAGCCTGCCTATGATGATGATTAAGCTCAAACAAGCTATCGGTCGTACCAATCGCCATGACAAACAAGATTCACTAGTCTTGGTTTTGGACCCGCGTGTTCACACCAAACGCTATGGACAGCAAATTCTGTCCTTCTTTGAGAAAGATTATTCAATGTTAAGTGTGGATGCGAAAGAAATAGAAGGAGCTATTCAAGATTTTTTTGAATAA
- a CDS encoding MBL fold metallo-hydrolase: MLIHKSVNPVAFQNTYYLENDTHLIIIDPGSDWTKIQATIEKIGKPISAILLTHTHYDHIMSLDILRESYDFPPVYVAESEASWLYTPEMNLSGLPRHDDMENVVCRPAENIFQYQEDYQFDGFHFKVVPTPGHSIGGVSFIFPVAEAVITGDALFRETVGRTDLPTSNFDDLITGIREHIFTLPNHYTVHPGHGQNTSVGHEKNFNPFFRM; the protein is encoded by the coding sequence ATGCTTATTCATAAATCTGTCAACCCTGTCGCTTTTCAAAATACCTACTACCTTGAAAATGATACCCATCTGATTATCATTGACCCTGGGAGTGACTGGACAAAAATTCAAGCAACTATCGAAAAAATCGGAAAACCAATTTCGGCTATTCTACTTACTCACACTCACTATGACCATATTATGAGTTTGGACATCCTGCGTGAAAGCTACGATTTTCCACCTGTCTATGTGGCTGAAAGTGAAGCCAGCTGGCTCTACACACCAGAGATGAATCTGTCAGGTCTACCTCGTCATGATGATATGGAAAATGTGGTCTGCCGACCTGCTGAAAACATCTTCCAATACCAAGAAGACTATCAGTTTGACGGTTTTCATTTCAAGGTTGTACCGACGCCAGGTCATTCTATCGGTGGCGTATCCTTTATCTTTCCAGTAGCCGAAGCCGTCATCACTGGAGACGCACTTTTCCGTGAAACTGTAGGACGCACAGACCTGCCAACCAGCAACTTTGATGACCTGATTACTGGCATCAGAGAACATATCTTTACCCTGCCAAACCACTATACTGTCCATCCAGGTCATGGTCAAAATACCAGCGTTGGACATGAGAAAAATTTTAATCCATTTTTTAGAATGTAA
- a CDS encoding M13 family metallopeptidase: MIKQGLLRLVLLGFVCLLAACGGQKIGDDQAQVEKAEPTIQTNFYQAINKDWLNGGWLSSGTPFYNEFTRLQMEVDEQLKSDFDKMVAGQLEPQSEDLVEFIKLYQQGLDFTKREVDGVRVARMILDEMMGIDSFSELKSLSQDWIRKDYPLPYGLDVIANPRNTSERMLILLPPQTILPDKSYYEDRTVREKLMDSYRLSARHILEKCGYSDEEATALVEGAIAFDNRLVDTLPASENVHSDWGPVNAEELRTFSEVKNYSPALSIGEQLVGLVGLEPEEVYVSNPSYFEQLSQFIKEENFSEYRSWALVSQAMKLAPYLTGEIMQTAGRFHAEVQGFSASYPNDYMTYLDVTGMFKESLGVYYGHNYADETDLLAIQEMAEAISRTYQERILANKWLSQATKQAAIKKLENITYHIGYPRELSDWTKSLKVREDLSYIENVLAITIQARTGVFERYSQPIDRQTWASNVSASEVTAAYAPSQNAIYIPTAILQAPYYDKNQSVAENYGGIGKIIAHEFVHAFDATGANFDETGSIKDWWIERDRLAFEEKNQALVDLFDGLEVYGGRINGQLTLSENLADLGGIQIALATLKKEEPSANLKEFFEHYARSRREMVAVDYGRYQLQVDTHSPEEFRVNLQLQQIDDFYKVYHIQKGDPMYRAPEERLVMW, from the coding sequence GTGATAAAACAAGGTCTACTGAGATTGGTTTTGCTTGGTTTTGTCTGTCTCTTAGCTGCCTGTGGTGGTCAGAAAATAGGAGATGACCAAGCACAAGTTGAAAAAGCAGAACCGACTATCCAAACTAATTTTTATCAAGCCATAAACAAGGACTGGTTAAATGGTGGCTGGTTATCAAGTGGTACACCATTCTACAATGAGTTTACAAGATTGCAAATGGAAGTAGATGAGCAATTAAAATCGGATTTTGACAAAATGGTAGCTGGTCAGCTAGAGCCTCAGTCTGAAGATTTAGTAGAATTTATCAAGTTGTATCAGCAAGGTCTTGATTTTACCAAAAGGGAAGTAGATGGTGTCAGAGTAGCTAGAATGATACTGGATGAAATGATGGGAATTGATTCGTTTTCCGAGCTGAAATCGCTTAGCCAAGATTGGATTCGTAAGGACTACCCATTGCCCTATGGTCTTGATGTGATTGCCAATCCACGAAACACATCTGAAAGAATGCTAATTTTGCTACCACCTCAGACGATTCTACCTGATAAGTCCTACTATGAAGACAGGACTGTTCGTGAGAAACTCATGGATTCTTACCGTTTATCTGCGAGACATATTTTGGAAAAATGTGGCTACTCAGACGAGGAGGCTACTGCTTTGGTTGAAGGTGCCATTGCTTTTGACAATCGACTCGTTGACACTCTACCAGCTAGCGAGAATGTGCATAGTGATTGGGGGCCAGTGAACGCAGAAGAACTTAGAACATTCTCAGAGGTCAAAAACTACTCTCCAGCTTTATCGATAGGAGAACAATTAGTAGGACTGGTGGGCTTGGAACCGGAGGAAGTTTATGTTTCTAATCCAAGCTATTTTGAACAATTATCCCAATTTATCAAGGAAGAAAATTTCTCAGAATATCGATCATGGGCTTTGGTTAGCCAAGCAATGAAGTTAGCTCCCTATTTGACTGGGGAAATCATGCAGACAGCAGGGAGATTTCATGCAGAAGTCCAAGGGTTTTCAGCCTCCTATCCAAATGATTACATGACTTATCTGGATGTGACTGGAATGTTCAAGGAAAGTTTGGGTGTTTATTATGGTCATAACTATGCCGATGAAACGGACTTACTTGCCATTCAGGAAATGGCTGAGGCAATCTCTAGGACTTATCAAGAAAGGATTCTAGCCAATAAATGGCTCAGTCAAGCCACCAAGCAAGCCGCAATTAAAAAATTAGAAAATATCACTTATCATATCGGCTATCCAAGGGAGTTGAGCGACTGGACCAAGTCATTAAAGGTGCGTGAAGACTTGTCTTATATTGAAAATGTTTTGGCTATTACGATTCAAGCTAGAACAGGTGTTTTCGAGCGTTATAGTCAGCCAATAGATAGACAAACTTGGGCTAGCAATGTATCGGCAAGTGAAGTAACAGCCGCCTATGCTCCTAGTCAGAATGCTATTTATATTCCGACGGCTATTTTACAAGCTCCCTATTATGACAAAAATCAATCTGTAGCCGAGAATTATGGCGGGATTGGCAAAATTATCGCTCATGAGTTTGTTCATGCCTTTGATGCCACAGGAGCAAATTTTGATGAGACTGGTAGTATAAAAGACTGGTGGATAGAGCGAGATAGACTAGCGTTTGAAGAAAAAAATCAAGCCCTAGTAGACTTGTTTGATGGTCTGGAAGTTTATGGTGGTAGAATAAATGGGCAACTGACTCTATCTGAAAATCTTGCGGATTTGGGAGGAATACAGATTGCCTTGGCTACGCTCAAAAAAGAAGAACCGTCCGCTAATCTAAAAGAATTTTTTGAGCACTATGCCCGTAGCCGTCGAGAAATGGTTGCGGTTGACTATGGCCGTTATCAACTTCAGGTAGACACACATTCTCCTGAGGAATTTCGGGTCAATCTCCAATTACAGCAAATAGATGATTTTTATAAAGTTTACCATATTCAAAAAGGTGACCCAATGTATAGGGCACCCGAAGAGAGACTGGTTATGTGGTAA
- a CDS encoding PhoH family protein, with amino-acid sequence MLEHSIDIQLKHPDDSFSLFGSNERHLRLMEQELGVVIHARTEKVQVIGQEEHVEQARLVIQSLLVLVNRGLIINTPDVVTAISMVKNDEIEKFVALYEEEIIKDNYGKPIRVKTLGQKVYVDSVKRHDIVFGIGPAGTGKTFLAVTLAVTALKRGQVKRIVLTRPAVEAGESLGFLPGDLKEKVDPYLRPVYDALYQILGKEQTTRLMEREIIEIAPLAYMRGRTLEDAFVILDEAQNTTIMQMKMFLTRLGFNSKMIVNGDISQIDLPRKVKSGLIDATEKLSKIPQIDFVHFSAKDVVRHPVVAQIINAYEQEALAADDRASFETIGELKKEQDAEE; translated from the coding sequence TTGCTAGAACATTCGATTGATATTCAATTAAAACATCCAGATGATTCATTTAGCCTATTTGGTTCGAATGAACGTCATCTGAGATTGATGGAACAGGAACTAGGTGTGGTTATTCATGCACGGACGGAAAAAGTTCAAGTGATTGGGCAAGAAGAGCATGTCGAACAGGCTCGTTTGGTTATCCAGTCCCTATTGGTTTTGGTCAATCGGGGCTTGATCATCAATACGCCTGATGTGGTCACGGCTATTTCCATGGTCAAAAATGATGAGATTGAGAAATTCGTTGCCCTCTACGAAGAAGAAATTATCAAGGACAACTACGGCAAACCCATTCGCGTAAAGACCCTTGGTCAAAAGGTCTATGTGGATAGCGTTAAGCGTCATGACATCGTGTTTGGTATTGGTCCTGCTGGTACTGGAAAGACCTTCTTAGCGGTCACTCTCGCGGTGACAGCTCTCAAGCGGGGGCAGGTTAAGCGGATTGTCCTAACACGTCCTGCGGTTGAGGCAGGCGAAAGTTTAGGCTTTTTGCCAGGAGACCTAAAAGAAAAAGTAGATCCTTATTTGCGCCCGGTCTATGACGCCCTCTACCAGATTTTGGGCAAGGAGCAGACCACGCGCCTAATGGAGCGCGAGATTATCGAGATTGCACCGCTGGCCTATATGCGGGGGCGGACCTTGGAAGATGCCTTTGTCATCTTGGATGAGGCGCAAAATACTACCATTATGCAGATGAAGATGTTCCTAACTCGTCTGGGCTTTAATTCCAAGATGATTGTCAATGGGGATATTAGTCAGATTGACCTGCCGCGCAAGGTTAAGTCAGGCTTGATTGATGCGACGGAGAAACTAAGCAAAATTCCGCAGATTGATTTCGTGCATTTTTCAGCCAAGGATGTGGTTCGCCACCCAGTCGTTGCCCAGATTATCAATGCCTATGAGCAGGAGGCTCTGGCTGCGGATGATCGAGCAAGTTTTGAGACGATTGGGGAGTTGAAAAAAGAGCAAGATGCGGAGGAGTAA